The DNA segment GATTCGCGCGTTCGCTACATCTCCCTGTTCACGGACTACTTCCCCCTGCTGCTCATCCTGAGCGTGGCGCTGTCGGGCATCTACATGCGCTTCTTCGACAAGGTGGACGTGGTGGCCGTAAAGGCCGTGACCATGGGACTGGTGACCTTCAACTACGCGAACCTGCCCTTCGAGCAGATCAGCGCTTCCTTCTATGTCCATGTGTTCCTGGTCAGCACCCTGCTGGCCTACTTCCCGTTCTCCAAGCTGATGCACCTGGGCGGCGTGTTCCTCAGCCCGACCCGGAACATGCCCAACGATACCCGCATCAAGCACCACGAGAACCCGTGGAACCCGGACATCAAGCCCCACTCCTACGAGGCGTACGAGAAGGACTTCGGTCCGGCCATGCACGAAGCCGGTCTGCCGGTGGTGGATCCCGCCAACCGCGGCGAAGAGGCCTAGACGGAATCGTCGTCTGTCGGACCAATAACTACGGAGAGATGACAATATGTCGAAAATGAAACCCGAAGAGCTCATTCAGGGTCTCGACTACAATCCGCCGTCCACCCCATGGATGGACCTGAAGGCGGATACGTCCGAGGGCAACTGGGCCTACCCCGGAAAGCCGGACATCGTTTCCTATCTGGAAAAAGAAGGGCTGCCCGTCGGCAACCCGCGGGAATGGGTGCCCAGCAACGAAGACTGGAAACTGCCTCCGAACTGGCAGGACATCATCCACCAGGGCTTCCGCGAGCGCCTGGACAAGTACCGCTCGCTCAAAGTCTTCATGGATATCTGTGTGCGCTGCGGCGCCTGCGCGGATAAGTGTCACTACTTCATCGGCTCCGGCGATCCCAAGAACATGCCTGTTCTGCGCGCCGAGCTGATGCGCTCCATCTACCGCAAGGACTTCACCCTGGCGGGCAAGATCATGAGCAAGCTGACCGGCTCCCGCGTCATGACCGAAGACGTGCTCAAGGAGTGGTTCATCTACTTCTACCAGTGCACGGAATGTCGCCGCTGTTCCCTGTTCTGCCCCTACGGCATCGACACCGCCGAGGTCACCATGATGGCCCGCGAACTGATGCACCTGGTGGGCCTGAACATCAACTGGATCATGGAGCCGGTGGCCAACTGCAACCGCACCGGCAACCACCTCGGCATTCAGCCCCAGGCCTTCAAGGACATCATGGACTTCATGGTGGACGACATTGAAGAGGTCACGGGCGTGCGCGTCAAGGCGCCCCTGAACGAGCCGGGACACGAGATCCTGTTCATCACGCCCTCTGGTGACGCTTTTGCCGATCCCGGCATCTTCACCTTCATGGGCTACCTGGTTCTCTTCCACTACCTGGATCTGGACTACACCTGGTCCACCTATGCGTCCGAAGGCGGCAACTTCGGCCTGTTCACCTCTTCCGAAACCATGAAGAAGCTGAACGCCAAGATGTACGCCGAAGCCAACCGGCTGGGCTGCAAATGGATCCTGGGCGGCGAATGCGGCCACATGTGGCGCGTGATCAACCAGTACATGGACACCATGAACGGCGACATCCAGGGACCGCAGATGACCACTCCGGTCAACCCCATCACCGGCACGGTGTTCAAAAACGCCTCCGCCACCAAGATGGTTCACATCGCCGAGTTCACCGCGGACCTGATCAAACACGGCAAGCTCAAGTTCGACAAGAGCCGCAACGATCACCGCCGCGTCACCTTCCACGACTCCTGCAACCCGGCCCGCGCCATGGGTCTGCTGGACGAGCCGCGCGAGGTGATCAAGGCCTGCTGCAACCACTTCTACGAGATGCCGTCCAACACCATCCGTGAGATGACCTACTGCTGCGCCGGCGGCTCCGGTCTGAACACGGACGAGATCATGGACATCCGTCTGCGTGGCGGCATGCCCCGCGGCAAGGCTCTCTCCCATGTCCAGAAGAAACACGACGTGAACACCCTCTCCTGCGTCTGCGCTATCGACCGCGCCACGCTCATTCCCCTGGCCGATTACTGGGCACCGGGAGTCGAGATCAGCGGCGTTCACGAACTCGTGGGCAACGCCCTGATCCTGGACGGCGAACAAGAACGCACCATGGACCTGCGCCAGGAGCCTCTCAAAGGCTTCGAGGACGAGGTCTAACCTGCGGGCCCGGCCCCACCAGGAGGGATAATTGATGAAATTCCATTACGGTATGCCTATCTTCGCCGGCCTGATCATTTTCCTCGGGCTGGTTACGTTCCCGCTGTGGTTCAATGCACCCAGCGAGGCCTACAAAGACCCGGAACCGAAGCTTCCCACCGAAGCCCAGGTCAAGGCCGCCGGTTTCGAAACCTTCGCCTGCATCGAAGACACCCAGTACATGCGGGAAAAGCACATGCAGCTGCTCGACGAGTGGCGCGACTGGGCCTTGCGTGACGGCAAGCGCTCCTACACCAACCAGCGCGGCGAAACCTTTGAAATCAGCCTGCAGAAAACCTGCATGAAGTGCCACACCAGCAAAAAGGACTTCTGCGACAAGTGCCATGAAACGGCCGCAGTCACCCCCTATTGCTGGGACTGCCACATTCAGCCGGAGGGGTACAATGAAACGCACTAGGAGAAGCTTCCTGAAGTTCGCTGGAGCCAGCGCCGCCGCCGGTCTGTGCTTCAGCCCGTCCCTGAGCTTCGCTTCCGGCAGCCCCGCCCACGGCAGCGGACCCAAGGTGGCCGAAGAAGCCGATCACGCCGAACGTTGGGCCATGGTCATCGACACGACCAAGCTCAATACCAAGGAACAGATCGAAGAATTAGAAAAAGCCTGCCACGCCTGGCACAACGTGCCGCACATCGTGGACGAGCAAGGCAACCCCACAAAGCAGGAAATCAAATGGATCTGGGGCGGACACTTCCACCAGGTCTTTACCGAGAAGCACAACAACTTCCCGGCCGAGGAAATCGAAAACCGCGAGTTCCCCCTGCTTTGCAACCACTGTGAAAATCCGCCGTGCGTGCGGGTGTGCCCCACCAAGGCCACCTTCCAGCGCCCGGACGGCATCGTGGCCATGGACTACCACCGCTGCATCGGCTGCCGCTACTGCATGGCCGGTTGCCCCTTTGGCGCGCGCAGCTTCAACTTCATGGATCCGCGCCCCTACCTCCACGAAGAAAACATGGACTTCCCCACACGCACACGCGGCGTTGTGGAAAAGTGCAACTTCTGCGTGGACCGGCTGGCCCAGGGACTGCGACCCATCTGTGTGGAAAAGGCCAACGAGATGGCCCCGGGGTCCATGTTCTTCGGCGACCTGCTGAAGGAAGACTCCGAGGTCCGGCAGGCTCTGCGCGAGCACTTCACCATTCGCCGCAAGCCCAGCGCCGGGACCGAACCGGGCGTCTACTACATCATCTAAGGGGAGGATGAGATGTTAGAAAGAGCTTTGAAAGGTGGACCCAAATATTGGGCCTGGATCCTCTTCCTCCTGGCCGTGATCGGCGCCGGCGGCGCTGTCTGGATCTGGCAGTTGGTGGAAGGTCTGACCCTGACCGACATGAGCCGCGACGTTTCCTGGGGATTCTACATCGCCCAGCTCACCTACCTCGTGGGTGTTGCCGCGTCCGGCGTCATGATCGTGCTGCCCTACTACTTCCACCACTATAAAAAATACAAACACCTGGTGATCTTCGGCGAGTTCCTCGCCATCGCCGCGTGCCTGATGTGCATGCTCTTCGTCGTGGTCGACCTCGGCCAGCCCCAGCGCATGCTCAACATCGTGTTCCACCCGACCCCGAACTCCATCCTGTTCTGGGACATGATCGTGCTCAACGGTTACCTGTTCCTGAACCTGATCATCGGCTGGACCTGCCTGGGTACGGACCTGCGCAACCAGCCGCATCCCAAGTGGGTCAAGTGGCTCGTGTACCTGTCCATCGTGTGGGCGTTCTCCATCCATACGGTTACGGCG comes from the Paucidesulfovibrio gracilis DSM 16080 genome and includes:
- the dsrO gene encoding sulfate reduction electron transfer complex DsrMKJOP subunit DsrO; protein product: MKRTRRSFLKFAGASAAAGLCFSPSLSFASGSPAHGSGPKVAEEADHAERWAMVIDTTKLNTKEQIEELEKACHAWHNVPHIVDEQGNPTKQEIKWIWGGHFHQVFTEKHNNFPAEEIENREFPLLCNHCENPPCVRVCPTKATFQRPDGIVAMDYHRCIGCRYCMAGCPFGARSFNFMDPRPYLHEENMDFPTRTRGVVEKCNFCVDRLAQGLRPICVEKANEMAPGSMFFGDLLKEDSEVRQALREHFTIRRKPSAGTEPGVYYII
- the dsrJ gene encoding sulfate reduction electron transfer complex DsrMKJOP subunit DsrJ — encoded protein: MKFHYGMPIFAGLIIFLGLVTFPLWFNAPSEAYKDPEPKLPTEAQVKAAGFETFACIEDTQYMREKHMQLLDEWRDWALRDGKRSYTNQRGETFEISLQKTCMKCHTSKKDFCDKCHETAAVTPYCWDCHIQPEGYNETH
- the dsrK gene encoding sulfate reduction electron transfer complex DsrMKJOP subunit DsrK; this encodes MSKMKPEELIQGLDYNPPSTPWMDLKADTSEGNWAYPGKPDIVSYLEKEGLPVGNPREWVPSNEDWKLPPNWQDIIHQGFRERLDKYRSLKVFMDICVRCGACADKCHYFIGSGDPKNMPVLRAELMRSIYRKDFTLAGKIMSKLTGSRVMTEDVLKEWFIYFYQCTECRRCSLFCPYGIDTAEVTMMARELMHLVGLNINWIMEPVANCNRTGNHLGIQPQAFKDIMDFMVDDIEEVTGVRVKAPLNEPGHEILFITPSGDAFADPGIFTFMGYLVLFHYLDLDYTWSTYASEGGNFGLFTSSETMKKLNAKMYAEANRLGCKWILGGECGHMWRVINQYMDTMNGDIQGPQMTTPVNPITGTVFKNASATKMVHIAEFTADLIKHGKLKFDKSRNDHRRVTFHDSCNPARAMGLLDEPREVIKACCNHFYEMPSNTIREMTYCCAGGSGLNTDEIMDIRLRGGMPRGKALSHVQKKHDVNTLSCVCAIDRATLIPLADYWAPGVEISGVHELVGNALILDGEQERTMDLRQEPLKGFEDEV